The genomic stretch AGATGCCGTGATGGCGAGTGCAAAAAACATCAAAGGTTTTGGCTTCGAAACTTCGGTATTGATTGCGGCAGACGTTTCGGGTTCGATGCAAAAGCCAATTTCTCCGAGATCTAAAGTTTTGTTGTACGATATCGGTCTGTTAATGTCGATGATGTTGCAGGCGCAGTGCAAAAACGTGATTACAGGTATGTTTGGTGACCGTTGGAAAAGAGTCCCGATACCGAAAAACGGTATCTTGAGAAACGTAGATGCATTCTATAAAAGAGAAGGTGAAGTGGGTTATTCCACAAACGGTCATCTTGTGCTTGAAGATTTGATCAACAAGCGAGAAATTGTTGACAAAATTATGTTATTTACCGATACTCAAATGTGGGATACCGGTGGATTTTCGAATGCTTTCAGAAACTCATGGAGCCGATACAAAAAGATGAATCCAAACGCAAAATTGTATATATTTGATTTGGCTGGTTACGGAAAACCACCGTTGGATGTCAGAAAAAATGATGTTTATCTTATCGCAGGTTGGTCCGACAAAATTTTCGATGTATTGAATGCTTTGGAAGACCGAAAATCTGCAATAGAAATAATTAAAAAAGTAGTGCTGTAAAAGGCACTGCTTTAATTACAATAAATTATAAGTGATAAATGATGAGTGTGATTTTTATCCTGAATATTACTGTAATTTAGGAGCTTAATCCCGCTTTTCACTATATCTTTTTCGCCAGCGCTTTTTTCAAGCCATTTCAGAAAAAGGATGCCGTTGCAATGGTAAGTTTGCATTAGTAAATGTACTTTAATAAATTAGTTAAAAAATTAACCTAAAGATAAAAGCAGCAGGATAAAGGCAGACGCTTCACTGATACTTAGATATCGTCCCCGATTTTATTCCCCTGCTGCTGTTTTCTTCCAAATCCGGATAGAACGTTGTTTAGCCATAACTTTTACCATGGTGGATCAGAAGAAAACTTCTTTAAAAAAGAATTTTGTATGTCAAAAATATCAAAAAAAGTAATTGGAGTAGATGTCGGAGCGAAGTTTTTAACAGTAAGCTTTAATGATTTTGAAAACAGAGATCAGGTTTTTAATATAGAAAATACCCAGCGCTCTATTTTGTCATTTCTAAAGAAACTGCGGATAGAAGATTATTGTTTTGTCATTGAGGCCACAGGAAATTACAGCAGTCGTATTTTACATTTATCCTTAGTTCAGGGCTTTGAATCAAGTCTGATAAACTGTATGTCTGTTAAGCATTTTGCAAGGATGAAAAACATCATCAGCAAGACAGATGCTGAAGATGCCAAGCTGATCAGGCTTTACGGAGAGATGTTTAAACCTGATATTTATACTTCTAAAAGTGTTGATATTGAACATCTTGATCAGGAACTAAAGCTTCTCAATGATTTGGAGGAAGAAAAAAGGAGATATGGAGTGAAGTTAAAATCTCTTCGCTATAATGCTCAGATTAATCCAAACACAGAAAAACATTATGAAAGAAGATTACAACAATTAGAAAAAGAGATTAAAGAAGTTATAAGCCGTCTCCCTGGGCTCCAGGATGAAGAGTTTAAGGAAACAAAAGCATTACTACAAAGTGTATCTGGCATTGGTGAAAAGACATCTCTTCAACTGATGACGGCTACTTCAGGATTTAAAAACTTTAATTCAGCAAAATCATTATCTAAATATTTTGGCTTGGCACCCCGTATTTATCAATCGGGAAAGAAATCATATTCCCCGGGAAAATGCAGAACCTCAAAGAATCATATCAGGGGCTTGTTATATGTTTGTTCGTGGACGGCAATTAAGCATAACAAACAATGTAAAGAGTTTTATGAAAGACTTCTTTCTCAGGGGAAACCTAAAAAATTAGCTTTAATTGCAGTATGTAACAAGCTACTGAGAATATGTTTTGGAGTGGTAAAAAATAAAATCAATTATCAACCAGATTATCAAAAAAACTTTAAAATTTTAACCTGAATAATTTGCATAGTAACATAGAACATCGGGGCTAATAAAGAAAGTCAAATAAAAATAAGTAGTATGAAAATTATAGGTAAAAGCTTTAATGATTCTGCAGATTCTACAGTTACTGTTTTTACAGGTGTGCTAGATACAGCACAGAAAGTAAATAAAATAATTGATTGTATAAAAACACATTTTGATGCGAATAATATTGATGTGTGTTTAGATGGTTTTGATTTGGTTAAGAAAATAAATGATGTAAGTTCATTGTTTGCTATTGCTACTCTTGATTTGGCGGTATCTAGTAAAATGCTTTATAATGCTTCAAATAATTGGGAAAAGATTTATGTAATTAAGAATGTATATTTGACTGTTTTTGAGAGTTTTAAGACGTTTGGTAAATATAGGCAATTCTTGAGTTTACTTTCCGAAAAAGCTCTTCCACATCTCAAAGAAAATTTTGTAAATATTAATAATTCAATTAGGGTTTTTAAGAAAGAGTATAAATACGATGTGGATATGAAAACTATTAGAAATAACATCAGTGGTCATATTAGTGATAATGTTGATTTGTACTATAATACAGTAATTAAATTTGATGGAGATAAAACTGGAGAAATGATTATTGAATTTTTCAAAATCACTCATGATTTACATAACTTTTTAACAGATATATTAGAGCAAAATCATATTCGAGAAAAAAATCAACAAATTTTAATTATGGCTAAAGAAGTTATACCGAATTTTAATGAAATGCTTTTTAAATAATTAAAGATTGTTTCGTCGCTCCGATCCTCGCAATGACGACATAGGAAATGTAGGCGTTAAGAAAATAAGCTATACGAACGTTAAGAAAATTCTACTGTTTGAAGCGCGACACAGATATCGAATCGAAAAACAAATATTGAATTCGCGCAAGTTTTAGAATTTTTAGAGAGTATAGATTATTTTTAGCCGGAGTTTCCAAGTCTTGAATTTTTGGTTCTTTTGCTTCAAGGCAAAACGAACAAAACATAAATATTCAAAATAAATTTCAACTGCGTAAAAAGAATGCGCACTAACGCAATAATTTTGCAATAACAAATAACAAATAACAAATAACAAATAATTAAAAAAGTAAGTGTCGTAAAACAGAATTTCTTCGTTTGGGGACAGCAATACAGGTTCGAATCCTGTTCTCGGAAATCCGAGATGGCGTAATTGGTACCGCTCTGTCGGTAAGTCTCTGTTTGATTTTTTACCTTACTTTAAAATATCCGATGCCGTAAAAAAGAGTTTATTCGACTTT from Chryseobacterium indoltheticum encodes the following:
- a CDS encoding IS110 family RNA-guided transposase, translating into MSKISKKVIGVDVGAKFLTVSFNDFENRDQVFNIENTQRSILSFLKKLRIEDYCFVIEATGNYSSRILHLSLVQGFESSLINCMSVKHFARMKNIISKTDAEDAKLIRLYGEMFKPDIYTSKSVDIEHLDQELKLLNDLEEEKRRYGVKLKSLRYNAQINPNTEKHYERRLQQLEKEIKEVISRLPGLQDEEFKETKALLQSVSGIGEKTSLQLMTATSGFKNFNSAKSLSKYFGLAPRIYQSGKKSYSPGKCRTSKNHIRGLLYVCSWTAIKHNKQCKEFYERLLSQGKPKKLALIAVCNKLLRICFGVVKNKINYQPDYQKNFKILT